A window from Danio aesculapii chromosome 6, fDanAes4.1, whole genome shotgun sequence encodes these proteins:
- the gmppab gene encoding mannose-1-phosphate guanyltransferase alpha-B: MLKAIILIGGPQKGTRFRPLSFEVPKPLFPVAGVPMLQHHIEACAQVPDMKEIILIGFYQPNDELNRFIYSAQQEFKIPIRYLQEFAALGTGGGIYHFRDQILSGGPAAFFLMNADVCSEFPLLEMLQFHHQHGENHCGVLLGTTANRTQSLNYGCIVENHQTNEVLHFVEKPSTFVSDIINCGIYLFTPDIFAHIGKVFQRNQQEKIQEELTHGKQMPEVVRLEQDIFTALAGQKKLFVYKTQHFWSQIKSAGSAIYASRLYLKQYHQTHPERLATNQGGTPKITGDVYIHPTANIDPSAVLGPNVSIGKGVTIGGGVRVRESIILHGAVLQDHCCVLNSIVGWDSTVGKWARVEGTPSDPNPNDPYAKIDSETLFRDGGLTPSITILGCNVNIPSEVIIRNSIVLPHKDLNRSFKNQIIL, from the exons ATGTTAAAAGCGATTATCCTAATTGGGGGGCCTCAAAAAG GTACCAGGTTCCGCCCCCTGTCATTCGAGGTGCCCAAACCTCTGTTTCCTGTGGCAGGAGTTCCAATGCTGCAACATCACATTGAAGCCTGTGCCCAA GTTCCTGATATGAAGGAGATCATACTAATAGGCTTTTATCAGCCCAACGATGAGCTAAACCGCTTCATTTATTCTGCTCAACAAGAGTTTAAAATCCCAATCAG GTACCTGCAGGAGTTTGCTGCACTGGGTACAGGTGGTGGGATCTATCACTTTCGCGACCAAATTCTCTCCGGAGGTCCTGCTGCTTTTTTCCTCATGAATGCAGACGTATGCTCTGAGTTCCCCTTGCTGGAAATGCTCCAGTTCCACCATCAGCATGGTGAAAATCATTGCGGAGTCTTACTTGGAACTACA GCAAATAGAACACAATCTCTGAACTACGGCTGCATTGTGGAAAACCATCAGACAAATGAG GTGCTCCATTTTGTGGAGAAACCCAGTACTTTTGTAAGTGACATCATCAACTGTGGCATCTATTTGTTCACCCCAGATATTTTTGCCCATATTGGGAAAGTTTTCCAGAGGAACCAGCAAGAGAAGATCCA ggAAGAGCTCACTCATGGCAAGCAGATGCCAGAGGTGGTTCGGCTGGAACAGGACATTTTTACAGCCCTAGCAGGACAGAAAAAACTCTTTGTCTACAAAACACAGCACTTCTGGAGTCAAATAAAGTCTGCAGG GTCAGCAATATATGCTAGTCGTTTGTACCTCAAGCAGTATCATCAGACTCATCCTGAAAGACTGGCCACAAACCAAGGCGGAACCCCTAAAATAACAG GAGATGTTTATATCCACCCTACTGCAAACATTGATCCTTCTGCTGTG ttagGTCCTAATGTTTCCATTGGCAAAGGGGTGACAATTGGAGGAGGTGTAAGAGTGAGGGAGTCCATCATTTTACATGGAGCCGTGTTACAG GACCACTGTTGTGTGTTGAACAGTATTGTTGGCTGGGATAGCACAGTGGGGAAGTGGGCAAGAGTGGAAGGAACTCCAAGTGACCCCAATCCCAATGACCCGTATGCCAAGATAGACAGTGAGACTCTGTTCAGGGACGGAGGTCTGACCCCATCCATCACTATTCTTG GCTGCAATGTGAATATTCCATCAGAGGTCATCATTCGAAACTCAATCGTCTTGCCTCATAAAGATCTCAACAGGAGCTTCAAAAACCAGATCATTCTGTAA